One stretch of Lagenorhynchus albirostris chromosome 13, mLagAlb1.1, whole genome shotgun sequence DNA includes these proteins:
- the ACTR1B gene encoding beta-centractin — protein MESYDIIANQPVVIDNGSGVIKAGFAGDQIPKYCFPNYVGRPKHMRVMAGALEGDLFIGPKAEEHRGLLTIRYPMEHGVVRDWNDMERIWQYVYSKDQLQTFSEEHPVLLTEAPLNPCKNREKAAEVFFETFNVPALFISMQAVLSLYATGRTTGVVLDSGDGVTHAVPIYEGFAMPHSIMRVDIAGRDVSRYLRLQLRKEGVDFHTSAEFEVVRTIKERACYLSISPQKDEALETEKVQYTLPDGSTLDVGPARFRAPELLFQPDLIGDESEGLHEVLAFAIHKSDMDLRRTLFANIVLSGGSTLFKGFGDRLLSEVKKLAPKDVKIKISAPQERLYSTWIGGSILASLDTFKKMWVSKKEYEEDGSRAIHRKTF, from the exons TGTCGGGCGCCCCAAACACATGCGGGTGATGGCTGGAGCCCTGGAAGGGGACCTCTTCATCGGACCAAAAGCAGAG GAGCACCGGGGGCTGCTGACCATCCGCTACCCCATGGAGCACGGTGTGGTGCGGGACTGGAACGACATGGAGCGCATCTGGCAGTACGTCTACTCCAAGGACCAGCTGCAGACCTTCTCCGAGGAG CATCCTGTTCTTCTCACGGAAGCTCCGCTCAACCCATGTAAGAACCGGGAGAAGGCGGCAGAGGTGTTCTTCGAGACCTTCAACGTGCCAGCCCTGTTCATCTCCATGCAGGCCGTGCTTAGCCT GTATGCAACAGGACGCACGACGGGAGTCGTTCTGGACTCAGGGGATGGGGTCACTCACGCCGTCCCCATCTACGAAGGCTTTGCCATGCCACACTCCATCATGCGGGTGGACATTGCCGGCCGCGATGTCTCCCGCTACCTCCGGCTGCAGCTGCGCAAGGAGGGGGTTGACTTTCACACCTCGGCTGAGTTTGAGGTTGTCCGGACCATCAAAGAG CGGGCCTGCTACCTGTCCATCAGCCCGCAGAAGGATGAGGCTCTGGAGACAGAGAAGGTGCAGTACACCTTGCCAGACGGCAGCACCCTCGAC GTGGGGCCAGCGCGCTTCCGGGCCCCCGAGCTGCTGTTCCAGCCAGACCTGATAGGGGATGAGAGTGAGGGGCTCCACGAGGTGCTGGCCTTCGCCATCCACAAGTCTGACATGGACCTTCGCCGGACGCTGTTCGCCAACATCGTGCTCTCTGGTGGCTCCACACTTTTCAAAG GCTTTGGCGACCgattactaagtgaagtaaagaaGCTTGCCCCCAAAGACGTCAAAATCAAG atctcagcccctcaggaacggCTGTACTCCACGTGGATCGG TGGCTCCATCCTGGCCTCGCTGGACACTTTTAAGAAGATGTGGGTGTCCAAAAAGGAATACGAAGAGGATGGCTCCCGGGCTATTCATCGTAAAACCTTCTAG
- the LOC132531122 gene encoding cytochrome c oxidase subunit 5B, mitochondrial, which yields MASRLLRGAGALAAQALRARCSSGVSVVRSMASGGGVPTDDEQATGLEREVMLAARKGLDPYNILAPKAASGTKEDPNLVPSITNKRIVGCICEEDNSAVIWFWLHKGEAQRCPSCGTHYKLVPHQLAH from the exons ATGGCTTCAAGGTTACTCCGCGGAGCTGGAGCGTTGGCCGCGCAGGCCCTGAGGGCCCGCTGTTCCAGTGGAGTCTCCGTGGTGCGCTCTATGGCGTCTGGAG GTGGTGTTCCTACTGATGATGAGCAGGCCACTGGGCTGGAGAGGGAGGTCATGCTGGCTGCACGCAAGGGACTG gaCCCGTACAATATACTCGCCCCAAAGGCAGCCTCAGGTACCAAGGAAGACCCTAATTTAGTCCCCTCCATCACCAATAAGCGGATAGTGGGCTGCATCT GTGAAGAAGACAACAGTGCTGTCATCTGGTTCTGGCTGCATAAGGGCGAGGCCCAGCGATGCCCTAGCTGTGGAACCCATTACAAGCTGGTGCCCCACCAGCTGGCCCACTGA